The window AAACACCAGGCAGACATAGACACTTAGACATTTATATTATACTTAAACATGTTAATTGAGCCGGGTAATGACTGTTTAGTGCTATTCCTATTTGCTAAGTCTGAAGGAACATTATCAGGAACATATCAGACATGCTAAGTCATGCAGAAATCATTCAAAGTTCACATTTTCACATACTACACACTTTCATTTCAGCATATTGCATTTCAGTTTGTCAATACACAAGATAAAACCTTAAACCATGTAACAAATGTTGTTTTGCAGCTGTTACGAAAAAGGTAAAAAAGGAAAAGGGTAGAGGTTATTACACAACTTCTGTTGACTTAGATTAGGTTGAAGAAACACTTGATTTAAAGATACACTGGTCATGGATTACTTATGAAAAGCAATATTTTTCAAATAGTGATTTAGTGAAATAACACTTCTGGGGTTGGAATGTGTTTATTTAAGGGATTTTTTTACAAAGTAAAGTTTTGCACATTTGTGTCACTCCAGACTCTTACAAACATTCAAAGACCcgtacaaaaaaaatcaaatataaacacaattatgcACACTCATACATGCACACACCTCTCAGACAAACATCTAAAGTCAACAACATCACTAAGTGACTCTTCACTGACAATTACATGATCTTTATACCCTTCCCATTTCTAATATTCAACCATAAGACAACCATGAGTCCAGCCTCATAATTCATCATGAGCAGCTGTTTCATCCGCCTTGAGTTTAAACTCATCCTCTGTGATTTGTCCATCCTTGTTGCGGTCCTGGTTATCGTACATGTTCTGTATAATGCGTTGTGTGTCAAAACCTGGCGCCAGGCGACCTTTGCCCTCTTCTACCTGCTGGAGGATGTATTCTGAAAACTGTAAGGAAAGGACAGACAATGGAGAAATTAGCTTAATAAACATTTTGGAGATGTATTGCTAAGCACGCACTCACAAGGTAAAACAATATACCTCAGTGCTGTCCACTTGTGCATCTTTGTTCTTGTCCATCTCGATGAAAAGGTTGGGCGAGACATCGCTGTTCCACACAAACATGTAGCCTTCAGGAAGGCCTTCCTCCAGGTCTATCAACTCAACATCAAACACCAACACAGCACTGCCAGGAACCTctccatctaaaaaaaaaagtgtgcttaataaCCTATTTAGAAATAGTGAGGTTTGAACTATGTTGAATAATGTTACataattaaaacagtaaaataacagtaatagtgttttcacgacgcgtcatcaattggccatattggcagcacagaCCGTAAACAATGTCACCGAACTAAAGAaatttgcatattttgctgattattgctgctgaaaatggtcaaatgGTCATACTACTCTTACTATTATTGCCATAGAAAATTTTTGCAAAAGAAGTAAAAGAGGTCTACTACAATGCAGTTCTGAATTCAGCAAAAACCTCCTTGAAAACAGTATATCCGAACCTAAACGTTTGTTAGCTGAGTAGTTGATAGAAGAATTTACTTTGGCTCCCTCTGGTGGGTCCATCACAAATTCccaataaaaaaacatgaaactAGTACAGTAAGCATTGTCATAACATGTTTAACATTACCATTTAacatattttacaattaaaaGGCTTTTGATATTTTTCTCTAAGGATAAACAGTTTCCTGCACAAACACACGGCGAGTCGTGACCAGTTTGACTCATGAGCAAATGAGTCATATGACCTGGTTCTTTTTAGTGGATGAACTTAACACAACCAGAGTAGTCCAGTTCAGTAATTGCATTAACCAACATTGAACAACACATTTGcaaagtatttattaatcttcatAAAAATGCAACTGtttatttttagttcatgttagctcaggtCCGCTAAAAATATTAAGATacaatttttgattttaataatgcactaTTAAATTTtgaaactaacattaactaagattaataaattctttaaaagtatttttcataACTCATGTTAATTTCAAATAtggaaccttactgtaaagtatTACCATATTACCATATGTATATagatataagtgtgcagcgatgttaAGATCAGTTGTTAAAATGAAcgatccattcatcatatcatcatacaaaactaagaattagaataattgtaataggacGATCGTGTGCGGTTAGCTAAATCAGAGAACAAATATAGGTTGCGGGTGGGTGGCAggcagattacactattgcctgattttgctttattttgtcgtcaaaagtaagattttgctctttcttgtcatcaaaagtattctgaaacaagtcacaactgagccgctgtgcatctccatttaaacacagcggtgtttcgtttatgaatgaacgtgcgtttttaaacgaatctagtgaaatgattcaatttcccattcataaagaaagtcatttgctttattcaggaatgaatcagctgctcCAACGAagcaaatgaatgatatgattcagtaattaagtcagtgtcttgccgccatctattggcaggtcctctcagttatataaaacatttaaaatttctgtattcaaaattgtatttaaaacattaaagtttgacattaatctcagctcttaaacttttatgtaaatgattaacagtttttatattatctgttttatatattcaatacggtcacactttatattaggtggccttaattattatgtacttaaaagtacaatgtacttgatgtggtcatattgcattgcaaaacacttttgcttctattgaggtgggatatgggtaaggttaggggcaggtttggtggtatgagtaggtttcagggtgggttagggtgtaagggctggttcaacagtggtaattacagaaatttattacaaatgtaattacatataggtttttaaaaatatataaatacaatgtaaaaacatgtatgtacaaaataagtacactgtaccaaattattaatttaaatgtaagtacatagttgttaaggccacctaatgtaaagtgggacctttaatacttggtcagttcgatttgtttggttaactttggttaaatctttcataataatactgtgcagtaagtgcacaaaatcaagatccgaaagatggttcattgtgttcattgttcatgatgttaagtttagaaatgatgtgcatccacttatttttagtgtgacattttagcatgcaaataaagggaagaacttcaagatatcggccctaaaaattggccaaaaaaatcggcagcacatcggccatcggctgaccctgacctctaaacatcggcatctgCATTggctatagaaaaacccatatcggtcgacctctagttttcattgactacgtttacatggacaccagtaatctaattaatgaccttattctgaataagacaataatatgattaagctgtttacatgagttgcttttagaatattcctttcatgatccgttttacatgttatagtacatagatcgattaatgacacacatcattacgtccacacgcgacgctatcagttcatcttcgttatagacttttggatgtttgggttttaattttacaaaagcttgaagtggctctggacataggcaacattttttagaatgtgtgagttaaaatttgccgtggtcgcatttgtgcgagtgcatgctgtgctgctccaaagcgtctgctccatacagcgagcgtttcagagccagtcagtttttaggagaaaaaaaaaacacacgcaagcacagtcaccgaaagccagtttagttttactttttttgtttgttttcattttgaaaaccctgttatctttgccgtttacgtcacattacgctttggaggctttcttttattaatttttttattaattattttgattgctcagtgtttgcgcgccctgtaataaattgtttagtcggcatataacagcatgtgatggagtccatgcctcgtcttattagtttttgttaataaatgctatataagctagttttaatttatttttgttatgctgtttaattaaaaataacaaatccatcttttaagaatttgttttaatcttaaaattgataggtgtagccttatatatgcaagcaaaaccaagatcatgaatttgaaagtaaaagtaaaaagcatcctaagacattccaatagcggaaatcccgttcacaaaattaaaataaatacttacaaataatactaatgaaaaagggggttgaatgttaaaaacgtttccataaaactaaaaattatgataacaaactaggctatttatcagcaatgagcattgattaagcccatgttgtagcaaaaaataaataaataaaaatgaaaccaaagcgcgaccaactgagagcattatgccgcgttccagacaacccgttacccgtgtttttccaaacttctacccgtgaaagtgcactggaacggcactcaaacccgtgaattcccacccgtgaactcgtactagatcgacgacgtactcccagttccgtgttctgacgtgacatagcccgagaaacaacaataaagcctctaggggtgcggtttttagtggcacacggtggaaaaatagagtttaggacaatataacgttgcaatcaaattattaatactataaaaaataataaatgcttggcgtggcttgcctggaacgctacaaagtcctgagtcgtggtttgaacacgtgatttacgagctcaaaaacctgcctggaacgcagcattagtgtgtatcctgtcacaaaatgtggcaaaaagtcctacacaaggggaatagtctgattaaggtgtgtacatgtcttccataatgcgactaaaataggaatactccacctgtcttaattcgatttgtgtttactcagattatgactttagtcggattaaattaatcaaaaatatcagtttacatggttgcttcttaatcagagtattgacttaatcgcgttaaaatcggaatattgttgtccatgtaaacgtactcattgtttaatggtatttgtagtggaaacctttagaatttctgtgatggtttctattgtttttttttcagcagggttaacaGGGATCTCCTCTCATTACATGAACAGGTATGCCgggttttttaaaaatacatacgtTTGTGTAATTCAAATCAGTTTACCGTTTGAACTAGTATATCACCCAGCAGCactaacattaataaacatgtatttgtattttttatagtaatattttaaaaaattgtttttgtgtCTATGAGAGAATTACATACCTACTCCCCTCTCTCCATAGGCAAGGTGAGGAGGAATGACTAGCCTGCGCTTCTCTCCGATGCACATTCCTATAAGGCCTTGGTCCATTCCTATGACCACCTGTCCAGCCCCCAGAACCACATCGTATGTCTTACCAAAGGTGTGCCTGCAGTTACACACAGACACAGTGGAAAACATGAATTAGATGAAAATTCTTAAACATAAACCATTTGTTTTGATTCCCATTTCTATAGACTTGTTAAGCTGTataatattaaaaagtataaCTGCAACGAACGTGGAGCCGATGTAAGAGCCATCCATGAGAGTGGCGTTGTAGTGGTATTTGACAAAGTCGCCACGTTTTGCATTGTAGGTGCAATTCTCTGGCTTCACACTGGTGATCTCAACTGTATCAGATGGGTTGTGGAAATCAATAATGTGGACATCAAACACCAGCACAGCTGAGCCAGGGATCTTAGTTCCTGTATGAGGGAATagaatatattatattacaaagaTTAAATTTAACCTCATGTTCTTTTGACTATAAAATTAATGATCAGCACACACCTGTGCCCTCTTCTCCATATGCCAGGTGAGGTGGGATAACAATCTTCCTGCGCTCTCCAACACAAACACCCAGAAGTCCTTGGTCCATTCCTGCGATCACATATCCTTTACCAATGTAAGTGTCGTATGTGCGATTCCTTGAGTAACTGAAACACAAATATATAAAGTTTAAGCATAACCGAACTGTATATCACTTCACAAACAGTTTTCGTTCAAATCAAGGGTTTTACCTGGAGTCAAAGAATGTGCCGTCCAGCAGGGATCCATTATAATGGTAGCGCATGAAGTCTCCTACTGCACTCTTGCGCGGACAGGGATCTGGAAGGCTTTGCACCTCTACTGTGATTTCATCTTTAGGGTTATGCAGGTCCAGCAGAACCACATCAAACACCAGAGAGGCCTGACCAGGGATGTCACTTCCTGTAAGTGGAGATAACTGGATGTTGTAATGCTGGATTTGCATGTACTGTtagtatatattaataataaaatcaatCTCACCATCTCCATTCTCTCCATAGCCAAGGAAAGGTGGCATGGTGATCATGCGTTTTTCTCCCACACACATTCCCAAAAGCCCTTGGTCCATTCCTGCAATGAGCCAGCCAATCCCCACGTAAGTGTCATAAGTGCGCATACGTGTGTGACTGCAAAAATGAAAGCATCAGAAAGCATTACTAATCAGGAAATGCATACAATTCAGACATACACACATTTGTTAATtggtttattatataaatatttccaTAATTAAAATTAATCAATTAAACAAATAAGTAATTATTAGAATTAAGGTTAAGATGTTTTAACCTATTTATGTCCAAAAATCTATATTTAGAAATAATTAGGAATCATTTTTAGacaaattctttaaaaatatttgtacatatttaaagggatagttcacccaaaaattaaaattctgtcagtaattactcaccatcatgtcgttccaaacccgtaagaaacttcgttcatcttcggaacacaaatttagatatttttctgCTTTCtgacatagacagcaacacaactgacacgttcaaggcccagaaagttagtaaggacattgttctgtaaaatcagtggttcaactgtagttTTATGAAGAAATTGTTGAAGTAATTATTGTTGTTTTCTCTGTGCACAAATATATTCGTAGCTCcaaaaaattatggttgaaccactaatgtcacatggattattttaacaatgtccttactacctttctaggccttgaacgtggtagttgtgtgtAAAACTATGCATGGTCAGAAAACTTgtagatttcaacaaaaatatcttaatttgttctgaagaaaaacaaaggtcttgcaggtttggaacaacatgagggtgagtgattcattttcttttttctttttttgaaatctCCCTTTAATATTTCACACACAGGGCTTGACATTTTTGCTGAGACTTTTTTGCTCACAAATTTACTAGCCACTCAGCATTTTCACTGGCCACAATTTTGTTGTTGGGAAATTACATGTTATATGACTAAAGTTAcagcataataaaaatgcatttaaattgatTTTCAGGTCATTGTTTGCCTTTTTAAGGGCATTTTTCCCTTACTGTATTAAATGCATGTGTCATCTTCGATATGAAATTTGtactttttattaataatttcatTTAACATAATAAGACACTATAATGCTGTTACCAATTAAATGAAACCAGTATCTTTCCACTGTAAAAGAAATAAAAGCAGCTGAcgtggcatttagatgcatttacagaCAGTTTAATGAAGCTGAAATGtagcatgaatgcatttacactgcaaagtTACAACAATATAAATTATGTTATgagcttaatttttttaaatatacaaatatgaaatgttt of the Garra rufa chromosome 17, GarRuf1.0, whole genome shotgun sequence genome contains:
- the fkbp9 gene encoding peptidyl-prolyl cis-trans isomerase FKBP9; this encodes MIRLTVQMILLAFLVTFVACNAPPVPLDDIVIEKTFTPERCDRMVKSGDFVRYHYIGMFPDGKKFDSSYDRSNTYNVVVGQKKLIAGMDKALLGMCVNERWMIKIPPQLAYGKDGYGDIIPPDSILHFDVLMLDIWNSEDKVQINTYHKPESCNRTVQVSDYVRYHYNGTLLDGTLFDSSHTRMRTYDTYVGIGWLIAGMDQGLLGMCVGEKRMITMPPFLGYGENGDGSDIPGQASLVFDVVLLDLHNPKDEITVEVQSLPDPCPRKSAVGDFMRYHYNGSLLDGTFFDSSYSRNRTYDTYIGKGYVIAGMDQGLLGVCVGERRKIVIPPHLAYGEEGTGTKIPGSAVLVFDVHIIDFHNPSDTVEITSVKPENCTYNAKRGDFVKYHYNATLMDGSYIGSTHTFGKTYDVVLGAGQVVIGMDQGLIGMCIGEKRRLVIPPHLAYGERGVDGEVPGSAVLVFDVELIDLEEGLPEGYMFVWNSDVSPNLFIEMDKNKDAQVDSTEFSEYILQQVEEGKGRLAPGFDTQRIIQNMYDNQDRNKDGQITEDEFKLKADETAAHDEL